The sequence below is a genomic window from Vibrio spartinae.
TCAGTACTAGTTTTGACATACTGTTCAAAACAGATCGATCTTCACGCTGAACCAGAGATTTATCCTTTAATGCCGGATGCAAACTTTCGTAATAATCAACTGAGTCCAAGTTAATCTTAGACTCACTAAATAATAGATATTTCAATTTGTCACTATCACATGCGTATTCCTGATGTATACCGTAATTTTTTATATAAACAGGGTGCATTATTTTTCCCCGATCAACTGAGATTCAACTACTTTATTTATAAACTCAAGAGTAAAGAATGAGTATAGCTGTTTAAATTCAATATTTTTACTAATCGGAGTTTTAGCGAACTCCCCAATTAGCTCATTTATTTTAGATAAGCCAACTTCAGTCCATTCCTTTTTATCAAATGAATATAAAGTTTCCTGCGTTGACCATTGATTT
It includes:
- a CDS encoding acyl carrier protein translates to MNIKKINSIFKEIMYLDEDENVEKNKSLFSDYGMTSIDYIDFAFELKKHFNIEITPDNLWPINQWSTQETLYSFDKKEWTEVGLSKINELIGEFAKTPISKNIEFKQLYSFFTLEFINKVVESQLIGEK